The Humulus lupulus chromosome 4, drHumLupu1.1, whole genome shotgun sequence genome has a window encoding:
- the LOC133832734 gene encoding endo-1,3;1,4-beta-D-glucanase-like → MSRNLVAFPPMSSFLRTLSMLLKVADKVAAAGFFVAVPDFLKGDPFIRADTKRPMSVWIKDHSTDEGFEFSKVVIQDLKNRGYSAIGAAGFCWGAKAAIQLAKCNSIKAAALLHQSYVTVDEIKAHIIIKLCKIDSGMRFRSLPGLVNQTQRDIIECENFVFWTSAQRMMN, encoded by the exons ATGTCGAGAAACTTGGTGGCCTTCCCACCTATGTCATCGTTTCTCCGTACTCTAAGCATGCTGCT GAAAGTGGCTGACAAAGTCGCAGCTGCTGGATTCTTTGTGGCCGTTCCTGACTTCTTGAAGGGGGATCCTTTTATTCGTGCAGATACTAAAAGGCCTATGAGCGTTTGGATTAAAGATCATAGCACG GACGAGGGATTTGAATTTTCCAAAGTAGTGATTCAAGATTTGAAAAATAGAGGCTATTCTGCAATAGGTGCTGCAGGCTTTTGTTGGGGTG CCAAGGCTGCAATTCAACTCGCAAAGTGCAACTCTATTAAGGCTGCTGCCCTCTTACATCAATCTTACGTCACTGTGGATGAAATCAAAG caCATATAATCATTAAGCTGTGCAAAATAGATAGTGGTATGAG GTTCAGATCACTTCCAGGACTTGTCAACCAGACCCAAAGGGATATCATAGAATGTGAGAATTTTGTCTTCTGGACAAGTGCACAAAgaatgatgaattga